The proteins below are encoded in one region of Alosa sapidissima isolate fAloSap1 chromosome 24, fAloSap1.pri, whole genome shotgun sequence:
- the LOC121699727 gene encoding myeloid-associated differentiation marker-like protein 2: MENVKCSCLLFLGNRGILHILEFVTCVLTIIVAAFSTKALEIHWIYCIIIWALCAIFTAVIIIIEMFLIEKLVLTLCIDWDDFTTGVAFMGVITTCPCTICYGAFYLCKTCLWDWLVVIVAIMCSVFYLVEFVMDKCDSKRSVRYLATWPGIFKILEAFVSCIIFVLVKDYVREPVVIYCVVAYILPFPIIPVVIVMNVMKKARDFLPFSLVRFEMLILLISVLFYITTAIIWPVYTLKDNPRPTPCPPDSCTWNIDFVIAFMTFVNLILFVLELVFTFMECCDFKRS, translated from the coding sequence ATGGAGAATGTGAAGTGCTCCTGCCTCTTATTCTTGGGCAACCGTGGAATACTGCACATTCTTGAGTTTGTAACTTGCGTTCTTACCATAATAGTGGCTGCATTCTCTACTAAGGCATTAGAAATCCACTGGATATACTGCATTATCATCTGGGCACTTTGTGCCATCTTCACTgcggtcatcatcatcatcgagATGTTCCTCATTGAGAAGCTTGTCCTGACGTTATGCATAGACTGGGATGACTTCACCACAGGTGTAGCTTTCATGGGCGTCATCACCACCTGTCCTTGTACCATCTGCTACGGTGCGTTTTACCTCTGTAAAACATGTCTGTGGGACTGGCTTGTGGTGATTGTAGCAATTATGTGTTCCGTGTTCTACTTAGTGGAGTTTGTGATGGACAAGTGTGACTCCAAGCGCTCCGTGAGATACCTAGCCACCTGGCCTGGAATCTTCAAGATCCTGGAGGCGTTTGTGAGCTGCATCATCTTTGTCTTGGTGAAGGACTATGTGAGGGAGCCAGTGGTGATCTACTGTGTCGTTGCCTACATCCTCCCCTTTCCTATCATACCTGTTGTCATTGTGATGAATGTGATGAAGAAGGCGCGAGACTTCCTGCCTTTCAGCCTGGTCCGTTTCGAGATGctcatcctcctcatctccgTGTTGTTCTACATCACCACGGCGATCATATGGCCGGTTTATACTCTCAAAGACAACCCTCGGCCCACTCCGTGCCCACCAGACAGCTGTACGTGGAACATCGATTTTGTGATCGCATTCATGACGTTTGTCAACCTTATCCTTTTCGTTCTGGAATTGGTGTTCACATTCATGGAGTGTTGTGACTTTAAACGTTCCTAA
- the LOC121700693 gene encoding testis-expressed protein 47-like — MADSSFKLELSWQSPWGLEKREGWALLPQGKGGGGGGGDGCGGRSPGYGLKELTNTKKRLGPRPAVASAALTPQRRSEEEDREPDTGLDEGSMEAPEAFQRSNQTSSEEEAGSSLFHRVLEQRLLRNPDEEMKFLLQRLVVIAHLPRCPADRRAVGVYYEKLNQTLQRSYPGENITGLLLLYPTCGLHVLECSSEVLTAVLQDLSKMEAAPQSGLLERPRVLLVTHDAASRLFQHWGWRELDLPVTAAATLGEDQAPEPTEALVSQVLTQLLRLGNHLLTATKVHTSKASPEGVMEELPEKLLVPQNVLSQLLQRTELLTPQQYLQAYHTPLHLLIDSGHVFGSHQPTTV; from the exons ATGGCAGACTCTAGCTTTAAACTGGAGCTCAGTTGGCAGTCTCCATGGGGCTTGGAGAAAAGGGAAGGCTGGGCTTTATTGCCCCagggaaaaggaggaggaggaggaggaggagacggctGTGGAGGCAGGTCTCCAGGATATGGCCTCAAGGAGCTGACAAACACTAAGAAAAGGCTCGGCCCCAGGCCAGCGGTAGCATCAGCAGCGCTAACACCACAGAGGAGGTctgaggaggaggacagggagCCGGACACTGGGCTGGACGAGGGGAGCATGGAGGCGCCGGAGGCCTTTCAGAGGTCCAACCAGACCAGCTCTGAGGAGGAGGCCGGCAGCAGCCTGTTCCACCGTGTCCTCGAGCAGCGGCTGCTACGCAACCCAGACGAGGAGATG AAGTTCCTGTTACAGAGGTTGGTGGTCATCGCTCATCTCCCCCGCTGTCCCGCTGACAGGAGGGCTGTGGGAG TCTACTATGAGAAGCTGAACCAGACGTTGCAGCGCTCCTACCCTGGAGAGAACATCACAGGACTGCTACTGCTCTACCCCACCTGTGGTCTACATGTCcttgag TGCTCCAGTGAAGTTCTGACCGCAGTGCTCCAGGACCTGAGCAAAATGGAAGCAGCACCTCAGTC CGGCCTGCTGGAGAGGCCTCGGGTGCTGCTGGTGACCCATGACGCGGCCAGCCGTCTCTTTCAGCACTGGGGCTGGAGGGAGCTGGACCTGCCCGTTACCGCGGCCGCCACGCTGGGGGAGGACCAGGCGCCGGAGCCCACCGAGGCGCTGGTCAGTCAGGTCCTCACGCAGCTGCTGAGGCTGGGGAACCATCTGCTCACGGCCACAAAG GTGCACACCTCCAAGGCGAGCCCGGAGGGTGTGATGGAGGAGCTACCCGAGAAGCTGCTGGTGCCACAGAACGTGCTGTCTCAGCTGCTCCAGAGGACAGAGCTGCTCACTCCGCAGCAGTACCTGCAGGCCTACCACACACCTCTACACCTGCTGATAGACTCAG GTCATGTATTTGGAAGTCACCAACCAACAACAGTCtaa